From the Butyrivibrio fibrisolvens genome, one window contains:
- a CDS encoding type II toxin-antitoxin system HicA family toxin, producing MLSKPAPTSFTIRELDTLMKQCGCEKFEGGRGSGIGYYHIETKRIIQFDGPHPGNELYRYHVKMIIAFLKEVGEIG from the coding sequence TTGTTATCAAAACCTGCACCAACAAGTTTTACAATCAGGGAACTTGATACACTCATGAAACAGTGCGGTTGTGAAAAGTTTGAGGGTGGAAGAGGATCTGGAATAGGTTACTATCATATTGAAACCAAACGCATCATTCAATTTGATGGACCACACCCAGGCAATGAGCTATACAGGTATCATGTAAAGATGATTATAGCGTTTTTAAAGGAAGTAGGTGAGATTGGATGA
- a CDS encoding type II toxin-antitoxin system HicB family antitoxin, translating into MISSLMEYNGYHAKVEFDQEDQIFIGHVLGINDSLNFHGESVKELTQSMHDCIDNYLDYCQKIGKEPEREYKGTFNVRIKPEQHKKIALYAANEGITINQFVSRAIDDELKVLEG; encoded by the coding sequence ATGATAAGTTCGTTGATGGAATATAATGGATATCACGCAAAGGTAGAATTTGATCAGGAAGATCAGATTTTTATTGGACACGTTCTTGGAATAAATGACTCTTTAAATTTTCATGGAGAGTCAGTAAAAGAGCTTACTCAGTCCATGCATGACTGTATAGATAATTATCTTGATTACTGTCAAAAGATTGGAAAAGAACCTGAACGTGAATATAAAGGGACTTTCAATGTAAGAATTAAACCAGAGCAGCATAAGAAAATTGCATTGTATGCTGCTAATGAAGGAATCACTATAAATCAGTTTGTTTCAAGAGCTATTGATGATGAGCTGAAAGTTCTTGAAGGCTAA